The stretch of DNA AGCAGCTTGTTGACTACCGGTACCGCGCTTTCCAGCTTGGCCTGGGTCATCTGGGCCGATTGCTGGGTCAGCTGCGGCATTTTTTCCAGGACTTTCTTGCCCAGCGGCGACTGGTAGAACGCCACCAGGTCCTTGAGCTCGGATTCGCTGAAGTTGCTGGTGTAGAGCTTGACCATGTCCGGCTTCAGCTTGTTCCAGCCGATGGCCTGGTCCAGGGCGGCGTTGGCCTTGGCCTGGTAGGTTTCCAGCACGGCTTTTTTCGACTCTGGGGCTTTGGTCTGTTCAAAACGCTGAGCGAACATTTGCTGCACTTGCATGTACACCGGAGTGCCCAGCTTGTCAGCGTGCGCCAGGGTCAGGAAAGCTTCGGCACTGGCGTTGTGGCTGGCGGTATCGGCAAGCACCTGGCCGCTGGCGCAAACCAGAGCAACCGCGGTACAGATGGCACGAAGACGAGTCATCGAGTTTCCTTTTCTAGCAGGCGAGGTATAACCCCAAGGGCGACCATTCTGCGCCTAAAAAACTCTGTCGCTCAACCCCAAGCCTTGTGGTGCCTGCATTTGCTCGACCAAATGACACAAAAGGCGCTTTATGGAACCCAGGCGGTGGATCACGGCCTAAACTGCGCAATCAGACCTACAGGAGTGAGCACGATGAGTCGAATCGAAACCGACAGCCTTGGCCAGGTTGAAGTCCCGGACGAAGCCTATTGGGGCGCCCAGACCCAGCGTTCGCTGATCAACTTCGCCATCGGCAACGAGCGCATGCCGCTGTCGGTCCTGCATGCCCTGGCGTTGATCAAGAAGGCCGCGGCTCGGGTCAACGACCGCAACGGCGACCTGCCGGCCAACATTGCTCGCCTGATCGAACAGGCCGCCGACGAGGTGCTGGACGGCCAGCATGACGACCAGTTCCCACTGGTGGTCTGGCAGACCGGCAGCGGCACCCAGAGCAACATGAACGTCAACGAGGTGATCGCCGGTCGCGCCAACGAACTGGCCGGCAACCCGCGCGGCGGCAAGAGCCCGGTGCACCCCAACGACCATGTGAATCGCTCGCAAAGCTCCAACGACTGCTTCCCTACGGCAATGCACATCGCCGCGGCCCAGGCGGTGCAGCAGCATCTGTTGCCATCGATCGCCGAACTGTCCGGCGGCCTGGCCGAACTCGCGGCACGGCACATGAAGCTGGTGAAAACCGGGCGCACCCACATGATGGATGCCACGCCCATCACCTTCGGCCAGGAGCTGTCGGCCTTCATCGCGCAACTGGACTACGCCGAGCGCGCCATTCGCGCGGCCCTGCCGGCGGTCTGCGAGCTGGCCCAGGGCGGTACCGCCGTCGGCACCGGGCTGAACTCGCCCCATGGTTTCGGCGAGGCGATCGCCGCCGAGCTGGCGGCCTTGTCCGGCCTGCCGTTTGTCACCGCGCCGAACAAGTTCGCCGCCCTTGCCGGCCACGAACCCCTGACCACCCTCTCCGGCGCCCTGAAGACCCTGGCGGTGTGCCTGATGAAAATCGCCAACGACCTGCGCCTGCTGGGCTCCGGACCACGGGCCGGGCTGGCCGAGGTCAGGCTGCCGGCCAACGAACCGGGCAGCTCGATCATGCCGGGCAAGGTCAACCCGACCCAGTGCGAAGCCCTGTCGATGCTGGCCTGCCAGGTGATGGGCAACGACGTGGCCATCGGCTTCGCCGCCAGCCAGGGCCACCTGCAACTGAACGTGTTCAAGCCGGTGATCATCCACAACCTGCTGCAATCGGTGCGCCTGCTCGCCGACGGCTGCAGCAACTTCCAGCAGCACTGCATCGCCGGCCTGGAGCCCGACCCGGTGCAGATGGCCGACCATCTGGAACGCGGGCTGATGCTGGTCACCGCGCTCAACACCCATATCGGCTACGACAAGTCCGCCGAGATTGCCAAGAAGGCCTATGCCGAGAACCGCACCTTGCGTGAAGCGGCCCTGGAGCTGGGTTACCTGACGGACGAAGAGTTCGATGCCTGGGTGCGTCCGGAAAACATGCTGGAGGCTGGCAAGCAGGGTTGATCGCCAGCGATTGGATCAGCTGCAAATCAGCCTCGCTCCTGCTTCTGCAGGAGCGAGGCTTGCCCGCGATCGACGATAACGCGCCCTAGCTCTGCGGCATTTCCATACGTACCCGCCGCGCCTTGAGCCCGGCCATCAGCGAAGGCCCCAGGGCCGTCAAGGCCGACCCCAGCACCACCAGCACCGCCCCGCCATAGCCCAGGCCGTTGATCTGTTCGGCATGCACATATTCGGGCCACAACCAGGCTGCCACCGCCACCGCGGCGAAGGTCACCAAGGGCGTGATCGCCAGCGTGGCGCTGACCCGCGACGCTTCCCAATGGGCCAGTGCTTCGGCGAAGGCACCGTAGGCGATCAGGGTATTCAGGCAGCAGGCCAGCAACAGCCAGCCTTGCAGCGGGCTCAATTCAAGCGCTTCGAGAGGATGGGCCCACGGCGTGAGCAACAGCGCGCAGAACAGGTAGATCACCATCATCACCTGCAAGGAATTCCACACCGTCAGCAATTGCTTCTGGCCCAGGGCGTAGAAGGTCCAGACCGCCGAGGCGGCGAGCACCGTCAGCACCCCGGCGGTGTAGTTGCTCAAGGACGTCAGCAGCTCGGTCAGGCGCTGATTGAAAAACAGCCCGAAACCGATCAGCAGCACCGCCAGGCCAATCCCCTGCCCCAGGCTGAAACGCTCCTTGAACACAAACAGGCTGGCGATCAGCAGCAGGATCGGCCCCATCTGCACCACCAGTTGCGCGGTGCCGGGGCTCAGCAGGTTCAGCCCCATCAGGTACAGCACGTAGTTGCCCACCAGCCCGCAGACCGCCATCAGCACCAGCCAGCCGCCGCGCGGCCCGAGTACCCGCCAGCTGGGCAAACGCTTGACCGCCGCCAGGTAGACCAGCAGGAAACCACCGGACACCAACAGGCGAAACCAGGTCACGGTCACCGGGTCCATCACCAGCAACACTTGCTTGAGCTTGATCGGCAGGATGCCCCACAGCAGCGCCGTCAGCAGTGCGAGGAACAAGCCGTAGACCCAGCGACCGGACGAGATATGCATGCGACCCCCAAAAGCCTGATGGAGAGAGCCCGCATTCTAGGCCCGGGGCCGTGACTTACACAGAGACAGTTGGAGGGTGAACGTAAACAGGATTGTGCAGGTCGCAAAAAGCATCGCGGGCAAGCCTCGCTCCTACAGAAGCACCACCGTTCTGTAGGAGCGAGGCTTGCCCGCGATAGGTTCCACCCCGTCTGACGGCTTAGCGCACCGCTTCGAACAACCCGGTCGCACCCATGCCACCGCCGACGCACATGGTGACGATGCCGTAGCGCAGGTTGCGCCGTTGCAGTTCGCGCACCAGGTGGCCGACCTGGCGCGAACCGGTCATGCCGAACGGGTGGCCGATGGAGATCGAGCCGCCGTTGACGTTGTACCTGGCGTTGTCGATCTGCAGCCGGTTGCGGCTGTACAGGCATTGCGAGGCGAAGGCCTCGTTCAACTCCCAGAGGTCGATGTCGTCCACTTGCAGGCCCTTGGCCTTGAGCAGCCTGGGCACCGAGAATACCGGGCCGATGCCCATTTCGTCCGGCTCGCAACCGGCCACGGTGAAGCCGCGGAAGAACGCCTTGGGCTTGAGCCCCAGCGCCAGGGCTCGCTCCAGGCTCATGACCAGGGTCATGGAGGCGCCATCGGACAATTGCGAGGAGTTGCCGGCGGTCACCGAGCCGTCTTCGGCGAACACCGGCTTCAAACCGGCCAGGCTTTCCAGGGTAGTGTCCGGGCGGTTGCAGTCGTCGCGATCGACCACGCCGTCGAGGATCTGCACCTGGCCGCTGTTCTTGTCCTCGACCCGGTACTTCACCGCCATCGCCACGATCTCGTCGTCGAACAGCCCGGCCGCCTGGGCCGCCGCGGTGCGCTGCTGGCTCTGCAGGGCATACAGGTCCTGCTCCTCGCGACTCACGTTATAACGCCGGGCGACCACCTCGGCGGTCTGGCCCATGGGGAAATAGATGCCCGGCACCTGTTCCTTGAGCAGCGGGTTGATCAGGTTGTCGGTGTTGACGCTTTTCATCGTCAGGCTGATGGACTCGACCCCGCCGGCGACAATGACGTCACTGCAACCGGACGCGATCTGGTTGGCCGCGATGGCGATCGCCTGCAGGCCGGACGAACAGAAACGGTTGAGGGTCATGCCCGCGGTACCGGTGCCCAGGCGCGACAGCACCGCGACGTTGCGCCCGATGTTGTAGCCCTGGGCGCCTTCGTTGGAACCGGCGCCGACGATGCAGTCCTCGACGCTGGCCGGGTCGATACCGTTGCGGCTCAGCAGCGCATTGACGCAATGGGCGGCCATGTCATCCGGACGGGTCTGGTTGAACTTGCCGCGAAAGGACTTGGCCAGGCCGGTCCGCACGCTATCGACGATCACCACTTCACGCATGGCATACCTCATTGTTGTTGTCGGTTGTGAGTGTCTCGAGCATAGATCCAGCCCTTGCCCGGCCGCGACGATCATTCATCCGGCGTATGCAAAACCATCGCGGTGCTGGGTTTATCCAGTGACCCGCTCACAACCCGCGGCGGTTATTTCTTGTCCTTCTTGCCTTTCCTGTCCTTTTTCTCGGACTTGTCGAATGCCTCTTCCAGTGCGCGGTTGAGGGTGCGCAGCACCTTGACCCGGGCCCAGCGCTTGTCGTTGGCCTCCACCAGGGTCCAGGCCGCGACCTCGGTGCTGGTGCGGTCGACCATGTCGCCGACGGCGGCGCGGTAGGCATCCCATTTGTCGCGGTTGCGCCAGTCGTCCTCGGTGATCTTGAAACGCTTGAACGGAATATCTTCACGGGCCTGGAAACGCTCCAGCTGGGTCTGCTTGTCGATCGCCAGCCAGAACTTGACCACGATCACCCCGGCGTCCTCGAGCTGCTCCTCGAAGTCGTTGATCTCGCCATAGGCGCGCAACCAGTCCGCCGGGCTGCAAAAGCCCTCGACCCGCTCCACCAGCACCCGGCCGTACCAGGAACGGTCGAACACGGTGAACTTGCCCCGTGCCGGAATATGCCGCCAGAAGCGCCACAGATACGGCTGGGCCCGCTCGTCCTCGGTCGGCGCGGCAATCGGCACGATGCTGTACTGGCGCGGGTCCAGCGCCGCCGCTACCCGGCGAATCGCCCCGCCCTTGCCGGCCGCGTCATTGCCCTCGAAAACCGCCACCAACGCGTGCTTGCGCATGCGCTTGTCGCGCAGCAGGCCGGCCAGGCGCGCCTGCTCGGTAATCAGTTGCTCCTCGTAGTCGTCCTTGTCCAGTTGCTGGCTCATGTCCAGGCTGTCGAGCAGGGTCAACTTGTCGACGGCCTCGCCCAGCGGCGCCACATGGGACTCGACTTCGAGCGTCGGCCGGTTGAGCGCGCTCTGCAGGCCCTCGAGGAGAATCTTGCCCACCGCCAGGCTGCGGTAATGCGGGTCCACGCCTTCGATCACATGCCAGGGCGCGTAGTCGCGGCTGGTGCGGCGTAACACCCGCTCGCCGTATTTGACGAACTTGTCGTAGGTCTCCGACTGCTGCCAGTCCAGCGGGCTGATGCGCCAGCTGTGCAGCGGGTCGTCCTGCAAGGACTTGAGGCGGGCCTTCATCTGTTTCTTGGACAGGTGGAACCAGAACTTGAAGATCAGCGCGCCTTCGTCGCAGAGCATCTTTTCCAGGCGCTCGGCGCCGGCGATGGCCTGGTCGAAACGGCCGTCCTTGAACAGTTCGTGCACCCGTCCCTGCAACATCTGGCTGTACCAGTTGCCGAAAAACACCCCCATGCGGCCCTTGGCCGGGAGCATCCGCCAGTAGCGCCAGGCCGGTGGCCTCGCCAGTTCTTCGTCGGTCTGCTGGTCGAAGGTGCGGACCTCGATCAGG from Pseudomonas chlororaphis subsp. chlororaphis encodes:
- a CDS encoding class II fumarate hydratase, yielding MSRIETDSLGQVEVPDEAYWGAQTQRSLINFAIGNERMPLSVLHALALIKKAAARVNDRNGDLPANIARLIEQAADEVLDGQHDDQFPLVVWQTGSGTQSNMNVNEVIAGRANELAGNPRGGKSPVHPNDHVNRSQSSNDCFPTAMHIAAAQAVQQHLLPSIAELSGGLAELAARHMKLVKTGRTHMMDATPITFGQELSAFIAQLDYAERAIRAALPAVCELAQGGTAVGTGLNSPHGFGEAIAAELAALSGLPFVTAPNKFAALAGHEPLTTLSGALKTLAVCLMKIANDLRLLGSGPRAGLAEVRLPANEPGSSIMPGKVNPTQCEALSMLACQVMGNDVAIGFAASQGHLQLNVFKPVIIHNLLQSVRLLADGCSNFQQHCIAGLEPDPVQMADHLERGLMLVTALNTHIGYDKSAEIAKKAYAENRTLREAALELGYLTDEEFDAWVRPENMLEAGKQG
- a CDS encoding DMT family transporter, yielding MHISSGRWVYGLFLALLTALLWGILPIKLKQVLLVMDPVTVTWFRLLVSGGFLLVYLAAVKRLPSWRVLGPRGGWLVLMAVCGLVGNYVLYLMGLNLLSPGTAQLVVQMGPILLLIASLFVFKERFSLGQGIGLAVLLIGFGLFFNQRLTELLTSLSNYTAGVLTVLAASAVWTFYALGQKQLLTVWNSLQVMMVIYLFCALLLTPWAHPLEALELSPLQGWLLLACCLNTLIAYGAFAEALAHWEASRVSATLAITPLVTFAAVAVAAWLWPEYVHAEQINGLGYGGAVLVVLGSALTALGPSLMAGLKARRVRMEMPQS
- the pap gene encoding polyphosphate:AMP phosphotransferase, which produces MFESAEIGHAIDKKTFDAEVPALREALLEAQFELKQKARFPVIVLINGIEGAGKGETVKLLNEWMDPRLIEVRTFDQQTDEELARPPAWRYWRMLPAKGRMGVFFGNWYSQMLQGRVHELFKDGRFDQAIAGAERLEKMLCDEGALIFKFWFHLSKKQMKARLKSLQDDPLHSWRISPLDWQQSETYDKFVKYGERVLRRTSRDYAPWHVIEGVDPHYRSLAVGKILLEGLQSALNRPTLEVESHVAPLGEAVDKLTLLDSLDMSQQLDKDDYEEQLITEQARLAGLLRDKRMRKHALVAVFEGNDAAGKGGAIRRVAAALDPRQYSIVPIAAPTEDERAQPYLWRFWRHIPARGKFTVFDRSWYGRVLVERVEGFCSPADWLRAYGEINDFEEQLEDAGVIVVKFWLAIDKQTQLERFQAREDIPFKRFKITEDDWRNRDKWDAYRAAVGDMVDRTSTEVAAWTLVEANDKRWARVKVLRTLNRALEEAFDKSEKKDRKGKKDKK
- a CDS encoding thiolase family protein encodes the protein MREVVIVDSVRTGLAKSFRGKFNQTRPDDMAAHCVNALLSRNGIDPASVEDCIVGAGSNEGAQGYNIGRNVAVLSRLGTGTAGMTLNRFCSSGLQAIAIAANQIASGCSDVIVAGGVESISLTMKSVNTDNLINPLLKEQVPGIYFPMGQTAEVVARRYNVSREEQDLYALQSQQRTAAAQAAGLFDDEIVAMAVKYRVEDKNSGQVQILDGVVDRDDCNRPDTTLESLAGLKPVFAEDGSVTAGNSSQLSDGASMTLVMSLERALALGLKPKAFFRGFTVAGCEPDEMGIGPVFSVPRLLKAKGLQVDDIDLWELNEAFASQCLYSRNRLQIDNARYNVNGGSISIGHPFGMTGSRQVGHLVRELQRRNLRYGIVTMCVGGGMGATGLFEAVR
- a CDS encoding DUF2059 domain-containing protein, producing MTRLRAICTAVALVCASGQVLADTASHNASAEAFLTLAHADKLGTPVYMQVQQMFAQRFEQTKAPESKKAVLETYQAKANAALDQAIGWNKLKPDMVKLYTSNFSESELKDLVAFYQSPLGKKVLEKMPQLTQQSAQMTQAKLESAVPVVNKLLADMTAELEPKAAPAKKK